A section of the Desulfitibacter sp. BRH_c19 genome encodes:
- a CDS encoding serine hydroxymethyltransferase (catalyzes the reaction of glycine with 5,10-methylenetetrahydrofolate to form L-serine and tetrahydrofolate) encodes MNLEIIKKVDPEAVEAILLELERQNSHLELIASENFTSQAVMAAQGTVLTNKYAEGYPGKRYYGGCQYVDIVENLARDRVKEIFGADHANVQPHSGAQANMAVYFSILDPGDKVLGMNLAHGGHLTHGSKVNMSGKYYDFHPYGVDPETEQIDYDNLAKLAREVKPKLIVAGASAYPRTIHFDKFKEIADEVGAMFMVDMAHIAGLVAAGLHPNPVLYADFVTSTTHKTLRGPRGGLILCKEKYAKAIDKAVFPGMQGGPLMHVIAAKAVAFKEALKPEFKDYQKQVIKNAAALAGALTEEGFRIVSGGTDTHLMLVDLRPKNLTGKEAEETLDEYKITVNKNAIPNDPEKPTITSGIRIGAPAVTTRGLKEEDMKVVAWCINKALTGTDSERTEVKKKVAELTTKYPLYPDMEVK; translated from the coding sequence ATGAATTTAGAAATAATTAAAAAAGTAGATCCAGAAGCAGTAGAAGCGATTCTTCTAGAACTAGAAAGGCAAAACAGTCACCTAGAATTGATAGCTTCAGAAAACTTTACAAGCCAAGCAGTAATGGCTGCCCAAGGAACTGTATTAACCAACAAGTATGCCGAAGGATATCCTGGGAAGAGATACTATGGTGGTTGTCAGTATGTTGATATTGTGGAGAATTTGGCAAGAGATAGAGTTAAGGAAATATTTGGGGCAGATCATGCTAATGTTCAACCTCATTCAGGTGCCCAGGCTAATATGGCTGTTTACTTTTCAATTCTAGATCCAGGTGATAAAGTTTTAGGCATGAACCTTGCTCATGGAGGACACCTTACCCATGGAAGTAAAGTGAATATGTCAGGTAAATATTATGACTTTCATCCTTATGGTGTTGATCCTGAAACTGAGCAAATTGATTATGACAATCTTGCCAAGTTGGCAAGAGAAGTTAAACCAAAACTAATAGTAGCTGGCGCAAGTGCATATCCAAGAACTATTCACTTTGATAAATTTAAAGAAATTGCCGATGAAGTAGGGGCAATGTTCATGGTAGACATGGCACATATTGCTGGTCTAGTAGCAGCAGGCTTACATCCAAACCCAGTACTCTATGCAGACTTTGTGACTAGTACTACCCATAAAACATTAAGAGGACCTAGGGGTGGACTGATCCTCTGCAAAGAAAAATATGCAAAAGCAATTGATAAAGCAGTTTTCCCTGGTATGCAAGGTGGTCCGTTAATGCATGTCATAGCGGCTAAAGCAGTAGCTTTCAAGGAAGCTCTTAAGCCTGAGTTTAAAGATTACCAGAAGCAGGTTATTAAAAATGCAGCTGCCCTTGCTGGGGCGCTAACTGAAGAAGGATTTAGAATAGTGTCTGGTGGAACAGATACCCATCTAATGTTAGTAGACTTAAGGCCCAAGAATCTAACTGGAAAAGAAGCAGAAGAAACCCTTGATGAGTACAAAATTACAGTAAACAAAAATGCAATTCCAAATGACCCAGAGAAACCTACAATAACAAGTGGCATCAGGATAGGTGCACCAGCTGTAACTACCAGAGGACTAAAAGAAGAAGACATGAAAGTAGTAGCATGGTGCATAAACAAAGCATTAACAGGAACAGACTCTGAAAGAACAGAAGTAAA